From Lolium perenne isolate Kyuss_39 chromosome 5, Kyuss_2.0, whole genome shotgun sequence, a single genomic window includes:
- the LOC127301826 gene encoding bZIP transcription factor TRAB1 isoform X1 translates to MLGGDGIMDFRSNNNGGSSSDRRPAADGSTPLTRQGSVYSLTFEEFQSTLGGGAGGAGGSGLGKDFSSMNMDELLRSIWTAEESQAMASASASAAGPGQDAGASSLQRQGSLTLPRTLSAKTVDEVWRNLVRDDTLPGVAADGAEPQPHRQATLGEMTLEEFLVKAGVVREIPTAPAPLPPPPMQQPRPVPVAPKAVNSFYGNFPGANDAGAVPLGFPPVAMGDLGLGNGLMPRAVGMGGGGALPVQTAVNPADSGSKGSEDLSSPSEPMPYSFEGIVRGRRTGGGVEKVVERRQRRMIKNRESAARSRARKQAYTMELEAEVQKLKDLNEELVRKQAEIMEMQKNEQAPEMAKDAFGRKKRQCLRRTLTGPW, encoded by the exons ATGCTAGGTGGTGACGGGATCATGGACTTCAGGAGCAACAACAACGGCGGCTCCTCATCGGACCGCAGGCCGGCGGCGGACGGGTCGACGCCGCTGACGAGGCAGGGGTCGGTCTACTCGCTGACGTTCGAGGAGTTCCAGAGCACGCTCGGCGGGGGCGCCGGCGGTGCGGGTGGCAGCGGCCTCGGCAAGGACTTCAGCTCCATGAACATGGACGAGCTGCTCCGGAGCATCTGGACCGCCGAGGAGAGCCAGGCCATGgcttccgcctccgcctccgccgcgggCCCAGGCCAAGACGCGGGCGCGTCGTCGCTGCAGCGCCAGGGCTCGCTCACCCTGCCCCGCACCCTCAGCGCCAAGACCGTCGACGAGGTGTGGCGCAACCTCGTGCGCGACGACACGCTCCCGGGGGTGGCGGCGGACGGGGCCGAGCCGCAGCCCCATCGGCAGGCCACGCTCGGGGAGATGACCCTGGAGGAGTTCTTGGTCAAAGCCGGCGTCGTGCGGGAGATCCCCACCGCTCCGGCCCCTCTGCCGCCCCCGCCCATGCAGCAGCCGCGCCCGGTCCCTGTTGCCCCCAAAGCCGTCAATTCATTCTACGGCAACTTCCCGGGCGCCAACGACGCCGGCGCGGTGCCGCTGGGATTCCCGCCGGTCGCCATGGGGGATCTGGGTTTGGGCAATGGGCTCATGCCGAGGGCAGTGGGTATGGGAGGCGGCGGCGCCCTTCCTGTGCAGACTGCGGTCAACCCGGCTGATTCTGGCAGCAAGGGGAGCGAGGATCTGTCGTCGCCGTCGGAGCCAATGCCGTACTCCTTTGAGGGGATTGTGAGGGGGAGAAGGACCGGCGGCGGCGTCGAGAAGGTCGTggagaggaggcagaggaggatgatcaaGAACAGGGAGTCTGCGGCGAGGTCCCGCGCCCGCAAGCAG GCTTATACGATGGAGTTGGAAGCTGAGGTTCAGAAACTCAAGGACTTGAACGAGGAACTGGTGAGAAAACAG GCAGAGATTATGGAAATGCAGAAAAACGAG CAGGCACCCGAAATGGCGAAGGACGCATTTGGACGGAAGAAGAGACAATGCTTGCGAAGAACATTGACCGGTCCCTGGTGA
- the LOC127301826 gene encoding bZIP transcription factor TRAB1 isoform X2, translating to MLGGDGIMDFRSNNNGGSSSDRRPAADGSTPLTRQGSVYSLTFEEFQSTLGGGAGGAGGSGLGKDFSSMNMDELLRSIWTAEESQAMASASASAAGPGQDAGASSLQRQGSLTLPRTLSAKTVDEVWRNLVRDDTLPGVAADGAEPQPHRQATLGEMTLEEFLVKAGVVREIPTAPAPLPPPPMQQPRPVPVAPKAVNSFYGNFPGANDAGAVPLGFPPVAMGDLGLGNGLMPRAVGMGGGGALPVQTAVNPADSGSKGSEDLSSPSEPMPYSFEGIVRGRRTGGGVEKVVERRQRRMIKNRESAARSRARKQAYTMELEAEVQKLKDLNEELVRKQAEIMEMQKNEAPEMAKDAFGRKKRQCLRRTLTGPW from the exons ATGCTAGGTGGTGACGGGATCATGGACTTCAGGAGCAACAACAACGGCGGCTCCTCATCGGACCGCAGGCCGGCGGCGGACGGGTCGACGCCGCTGACGAGGCAGGGGTCGGTCTACTCGCTGACGTTCGAGGAGTTCCAGAGCACGCTCGGCGGGGGCGCCGGCGGTGCGGGTGGCAGCGGCCTCGGCAAGGACTTCAGCTCCATGAACATGGACGAGCTGCTCCGGAGCATCTGGACCGCCGAGGAGAGCCAGGCCATGgcttccgcctccgcctccgccgcgggCCCAGGCCAAGACGCGGGCGCGTCGTCGCTGCAGCGCCAGGGCTCGCTCACCCTGCCCCGCACCCTCAGCGCCAAGACCGTCGACGAGGTGTGGCGCAACCTCGTGCGCGACGACACGCTCCCGGGGGTGGCGGCGGACGGGGCCGAGCCGCAGCCCCATCGGCAGGCCACGCTCGGGGAGATGACCCTGGAGGAGTTCTTGGTCAAAGCCGGCGTCGTGCGGGAGATCCCCACCGCTCCGGCCCCTCTGCCGCCCCCGCCCATGCAGCAGCCGCGCCCGGTCCCTGTTGCCCCCAAAGCCGTCAATTCATTCTACGGCAACTTCCCGGGCGCCAACGACGCCGGCGCGGTGCCGCTGGGATTCCCGCCGGTCGCCATGGGGGATCTGGGTTTGGGCAATGGGCTCATGCCGAGGGCAGTGGGTATGGGAGGCGGCGGCGCCCTTCCTGTGCAGACTGCGGTCAACCCGGCTGATTCTGGCAGCAAGGGGAGCGAGGATCTGTCGTCGCCGTCGGAGCCAATGCCGTACTCCTTTGAGGGGATTGTGAGGGGGAGAAGGACCGGCGGCGGCGTCGAGAAGGTCGTggagaggaggcagaggaggatgatcaaGAACAGGGAGTCTGCGGCGAGGTCCCGCGCCCGCAAGCAG GCTTATACGATGGAGTTGGAAGCTGAGGTTCAGAAACTCAAGGACTTGAACGAGGAACTGGTGAGAAAACAG GCAGAGATTATGGAAATGCAGAAAAACGAG GCACCCGAAATGGCGAAGGACGCATTTGGACGGAAGAAGAGACAATGCTTGCGAAGAACATTGACCGGTCCCTGGTGA